The Vitis riparia cultivar Riparia Gloire de Montpellier isolate 1030 chromosome 10, EGFV_Vit.rip_1.0, whole genome shotgun sequence genome includes a region encoding these proteins:
- the LOC117923137 gene encoding uncharacterized protein LOC117923137: MTFSSGFGLGWVRDDPSVSLGQIQPLARLLFNPNQQVLASVNSAFPTVRPKSMAGNASSSLTLVFLIILIAAPTASGLFFPTPFLVSLGHSLMTRVANLRASRGDHSGAERARAVAATLEQLELALRGMKWSTGWDYFRNYPWGEMKGAVPEMKELLRWMTELSRMESGAERAAWVVRNYQSVLTVSNSMLGKLLQEFRQSGALREVVETLKKEVADGKLLRDCLELVSNDWKGLIQVLNDLLSQSSSDSTSASDHTAEL, translated from the exons ATGACCTTTTCATCTGGTTTTGGTTTGGGTTGGGTCAGGGACGACCCAAGTGTTTCATTGGGCCAGATTCAACCACTGGCCCGTTTACTTTTCAACCCAAACCAACAAGTTCTTGCCTCTGTAAATTCTGCATTTCCGACTGTCCGACCAAAATCAATGGCCGGAAATGCATCGTCTTCTCTCACCCTTGTCTTCCTCATCATCCTGATCGCCGCTCCGACAGCCTCCGGCTTGTTCTTTCCAACGCCTTTCCTAGTGTCCCTGGGCCACTCACTCATGACTCGCGTGGCCAACCTTCGGGCCTCCAGAGGGGACCATTCCGGCGCCGAGCGAGCCAGGGCAGTGGCGGCGACGCTGGAGCAATTAGAGTTAGCGTTGCGGGGGATGAAGTGGTCTACGGGGTGGGACTACTTCAGAAACTACCCTTGGGGGGAGATGAAGGGCGCCGTTCCGGAAATGAAGGAGTTGCTGAGGTGGATGACAGAGTTGAGTCGGATGGAGTCGGGTGCGGAGAGGGCGGCGTGGGTGGTGCGAAATTACCAGAGCGTCCTGACGGTATCCAATTCGATGCTAGGGAAGCTCCTCCAGGAGTTTCGTCAATCG GGGGCGTTGAGGGAAGTGGTGGAGACGTTGAAAAAAGAGGTGGCGGATGGCAAATTGCTGAGAGATTGTCTTGAATTGGTAAGCAATGACTGGAAAGGCTTGATCCAAGTGCTTAACGATCTCCTTTCACAGTCATCTTCTGATTCTACTTCAGCTTCCGACCACACCGCCGAACTTTAA
- the LOC117924260 gene encoding GDSL esterase/lipase At1g29670-like, whose product MDCMGKMWRVVPVLLLVFYLQHCAHGEPEVPCYFIFGDSLSDSGNNNKLVTLGRANFPPNGIDFPNGPTGRFCNGRTIVDVLAELLKLEDYIPPYATVSDYRILQGANFASGSSGIRDETGRHYGDLITMKEQLKNYQIAVSRITNILGNDTAAMDHLSKCLFTVGIGSHDYINNYYLPQLYPTNSEYTPVQYASVLINQYFQQLKTLYKHGARKVAIFGLGRLGCMPLEVGLYGEVSDTECVEFINDAVQVFNDRLVRLVDGLNANLTDAHFTYINMSGIQSFDAAAFGFRVRNNGCCGGQLPCLPFAGPCSNRTEHIYWDFINPTEAANMIYAERAYISQTPSDAHPMDIHTLAQLASGEEDDS is encoded by the exons ATGGATTGTATGGGTAAGATGTGGAGGGTGGTGCCTGTTCTACTGCTGGTTTTCTACTTACAACATTGCGCCCATGGGGAACCAGAGGTCCCGTGTTACTTCATATTTGGTGATTCATTGTCTGATAGTGGCAATAATAATAAGCTTGTCACACTGGGAAGAGCCAATTTCCCACCAAATGGAATAGACTTTCCTAATGGTCCGACTGGAAGGTTTTGCAATGGCCGAACTATTGTCGATGTTCTTG CTGAGCTTCTCAAATTGGAAGATTACATCCCACCATATGCAACTGTAAGTGATTATCGAATACTCCAAGGCGCTAACTTTGCATCTGGTTCATCAGGGATTCGAGATGAAACTGGAAGACACTAT GGTGATCTGATTACCATGAAAGAACAGTTGAAAAATTACCAGATTGCAGTCTCGAGGATAACCAACATTCTAGGAAATGACACAGCTGCTATGGATCATCTCAGCAAATGCCTATTTACAGTTGGGATCGGCAGCCACGACTACATCAACAACTACTACCTACCACAGTTGTACCCAACAAACAGTGAATATACTCCTGTTCAGTATGCCTCAGTACTTATTAATCAGTATTTTCAGCAATTGAAG ACTTTGTACAAGCATGGAGCGAGAAAGGTAGCCATCTTCGGCCTCGGTCGACTAGGTTGCATGCCACTTGAAGTGGGTTTGTATGGTGAAGTTTCTGATACTGAATGTGTCGAATTCATAAATGATGCAGTCCAAGTTTTTAACGATAGGCTTGTAAGGCTGGTGGATGGCCTCAATGCCAATCTCACGGATGCGCACTTTACGTATATAAACATGAGTGGAATTCAATCGTTTGACGCTGCGGCTTTTG GATTCAGAGTTAGAAACAATGGGTGCTGTGGGGGGCAGCTTCCTTGCCTTCCTTTTGCAGGTCCATGCAGCAATAGGACGGAGCACATCTATTGGGATTTCATCAACCCAACGGAAGCTGCGAATATGATCTATGCTGAAAGAGCATACATCTCACAGACTCCCTCTGATGCCCACCCGATGGATATACACACCCTAGCCCAGCTCGCCTCTGGGGAAGAAGATGACAGCTAA
- the LOC117924261 gene encoding GDSL esterase/lipase At5g45670-like, with product MASELKQWCMVCAVVVVLSWGWWVEADPQVPCYFIFGDSLVDNGNNNGIASLARANYLPYGIDFPQGPTGRFSNGKTTVDVIAELLGFDNYIPPYSSARGEDILKGVNYASAAAGIRDETGQQLGGRISMNGQLRNYQTTVSQVVSILGDEDTAANYLSKCIYSLGLGSNDYLNNYFMPQYYSTSRQYTPEQYADVLIQQYAQQIRTLYNYGARKVVLIGVGQIGCSPNELAQNSPDGTTCIERINSANRLFNDRLKSLVGELNNNFPDGRFIYINAYGIFQDLISSPSSYGFRVTNAGCCGVGRNNGQITCLPFQTPCQNRNEYLFWDAFHPGEAANVVIGRRSYSAQSSSDAYPIDIRSLAQL from the exons ATGGCAAGTGAGCTTAAGCAGTGGTGCATGGTGTGTGCTGTGGTGGTGGTTTTGAGTTGGGGTTGGTGGGTTGAGGCTGACCCCCAAGTTCCTTGTTACTTCATTTTTGGAGACTCGTTGGTGGACAATGGGAATAACAACGGGATCGCATCGTTGGCTAGGGCTAATTACCTGCCTTATGGGATTGATTTTCCCCAAGGACCCACCGGAAGGTTTTCCAATGGTAAAACTACAGTTGATGTCATAG CTGAGCTATTGGGCTTTGATAATTACATTCCACCCTACTCAAGTGCAAGAGGCGAAGACATACTCAAGGGAGTGAACTATGCCTCCGCTGCTGCTGGAATTAGAGATGAAACTGGGCAGCAACTG GGAGGTCGGATTAGCATGAATGGACAACTAAGAAATTACCAAACCACGGTTTCGCAAGTGGTAAGCATACTAGGGGATGAGGACACGGCTGCTAATTACCTGAGCAAGTGCATTTACTCACTTGGATTAGGAAGCAACGATTACCTTAACAACTACTTTATGCCTCAATATTACTCCACTAGTCGACAGTATACCCCGGAGCAATATGCAGATGTTCTTATTCAGCAATATGCTCAACAAATAAGG ACTTTGTACAACTATGGAGCAAGGAAGGTGGTTCTGATCGGAGTGGGTCAAATCGGGTGCAGCCCCAATGAACTTGCCCAAAACAGCCCAGACGGGACCACATGTATAGAAAGGATCAATTCCGCCAACCGACTGTTCAACGACAGGCTCAAATCTTTGGTGGGTGAATTGAACAACAACTTTCCTGATGGACGATTCATCTACATCAATGCCTACGGGATTTTCCAGGACTTGATAAGCAGCCCTTCTTCTTATG GTTTCAGGGTTACAAATGCTGGGTGCTGCGGTGTAGGGAGGAATAATGGCCAAATAACATGTCTTCCTTTCCAGACTCCATGCCAGAACAGGAACGAGTACTTGTTTTGGGATGCTTTCCACCCGGGTGAAGCTGCAAATGTGGTTATTGGAAGGAGATCCTACAGTGCTCAGTCTTCATCCGATGCTTACCCCATTGATATTCGCAGCCTAGCTCAGCTCTGA